AAAAACCCAGATTCTGTAATAGGAAGTCATTCCAGATACAGGAACGTCGTTCCTCCCATACGTAAATCCAGAACGTCATTCTACATATAGGAACACCGTTCTTTAAACAGCTCCAAAATGTTCTGTTCAACTTTCTACCCATTTCCTTGTTACACAATGTCGTTCTTGGTTTTGGAACACCGTTCCAGCATTTGGAACGTCGTTTCTCCCTTCCGAAACGTCGTTCCTCACTCCTTAACTCACAAAATCCGTGAAAGTCTTAGATTCAGTTTTACCGACGACATAGAGTGCATTTTTCCAGTTTTACACCAAACAAGGCTTTTTGGCCTTGAACCAACATATAACCATAAATCCTTCTTGATTGAAAATCTAAGGTGTTACAACTGTCCCCCACTTGATTCGGATCACATCCTCGCGatctaagccgcatgacaagcaggaagatacaccaacacgaaCTCTCCGGGCTCCCACGTAAACTTTGAACCCTTACGATGTCGCCATTTAACCTTATAAGTTCTCACTTCCTTATTTCGCAATATCTTCCCCTTTTCATCAAGGATTTCCATCGGCTCTTCAATGTACTCCAATTTTTTGTTTAAGGAAATCTCATCCAATGGCGCCCACGTCGAGTTGTCCGCAAGACACTTAtgtagatgggaaacatggaatgtgttatgaattccagCAAGTTCTTTGGGTAACTCTAATCTGTAAGCAACCTCACCACCTCGCGTCAAGATTTTGAGTGGCCCAATAAACCTatgagctaactttccccgcttcCGAAACTGAATTTTACCCATCCACATGGAAACTTTaaacatcaccatgtcaccttcttgaaactcaattggtcgcctacgtttatcggcataagacttttatcTATATTgttccgccttaagtcgagcccgaatcatttctaTTTTACAATTCATTTCTagcaccaaatcggtactcccgacttccttttgacccacttcaccccaacaaactgAGGTTCGGCACCtacacccataaagcatctcatatggtggcatcctgatactagcctgataactattgttgtatgagaattccaccaaaggcaagtgttcatcccaactaccactgaaataAATAACACAAGCCCGTAACATTTCCTCAAATGTTTGATTCGTATGTTTGGTTTGAacatccatttgaggatgatacgtcgtgctcatcttcaattgtgtacccatatcttcatgaaacttattccaaaattgagatgtgaaacgagtatctcgattcaAAACAATaggtataggaaccccatgtctcgatatcacctccttgataaataacttcgaTAGTAACTCCGAAGATATCATCTCCGgatgggaagaaacaatgcactttttgtcaactgatcaactattactcaaatcgtatcaaattgggttgtcGCCGTCTTTGGCAACTTGGTAACGAAATCTAAGGTAATGTGCTCCCaattccacttcgggatttctaaaggTTGCAACATACCTTAcaacttttggtgctcggccttaacttgcaaacacataaTGTTGTTCAACATACTTACCACGTCACGCTTCATTCCGGgctaccaatactctttcttcacaTCAAGGTACATATTTGTTATACCCGGATAAATGGAATACTTTGaaatatgtgcttcatcaagtagcacttttcGATAACCACCCATTTAAGGCACCCATACTctaccttgaaaagacaacaaactatgCAGACCTaatgtaatagactccgtttgccccataattcgttcttcatgcttgttgttaacaaaagcttcaatttgaatctcaccaagctttacaaggaaattttttagtaataatcatgcgcaaCGATTTCACTCATATTGCGGGATATTGAATCTTTCTACTCAACACATCCGCAACAACAttcgctttacccggatggtaaagtatctcacaatcataatctttcaacaAATCAATCCACCGACGTTGATGGTTGTTCAATTCTCATtggtcaaagagatgtttcaaactcttatgctccgaataaatcgtacacttgacaccatataaaTAGTGgctccaaattttcaaagcatgaaccaccgccgccagttcaagatcgtgagtcggatatctcgttcggTTACCTTCAATTAtctagaggcataagcgatgactttaccccgttgcattagaacaaACCCGAGCCCATTGAtttaagcatcacaataaaccaccatatcttcaattccttccagtaacaccaacaccggagcttggcataatttctcttttaacaattggaaagcaatttcttgctggttctcccaattaaaccttacATTCTACCTCGTCAATTTGGTTAATGGAAAACCGATTTTAGAGAAGTCTTGGATAAAGAATTCATaagtaaccagccaatccgagaaaacttcgaatttccgttggAGTAGTCGATTTTTCCCAACTCTTTACCGCttttatcttccccggatccacttgaataccttctttattcataaTATTGCCAAAGAATTGCacccccttagccaaaattcacacttggagaatttagtatACAACTTCTTCTTTCATAACTTCTTCAAAACTTCAagtaaatgatgttcatgttccttcatactcttagagtaaacgagtatgtcatcaatgaacacaatcaccaacttgtccaacataggttggaacactcagttcataagatacATGAATGCTGCgggcgcattcgtaagaccgaaaggcattactacaaattcaaaatgcccgtaaagaGTTCAAAAggtcgttttctcaatatcttcctcacggacctgcatttggtgataaccggaccgtaagtcaattttggaATAATGAGTCGCGCcttagagttggtcaaacaaatcgtctatccgaggcaatggataacgattcttgatcgttactttgttcaactcccgataatcgatgcacatcctcatactaccatctttcttcttcacgaataagaccggagcacccaatggtgaagaactcggtcggataaaatccTTCTCAAGTAATTTTTGGGTTTGGTTCGACAACTCATGCATTTccattggcgctaaacgataaggtgttttagcaatgggggtagcccccagaaccaactcaatgcgaaattcaacttgtctttctaccagaacacctggtaactcatccggaaacacATCTTTGAATTCGTTCACCACCGTCATACTACGAATGGATgtaggctcttcacgagtatcaactacatatgcaagaaaagccataccaccgcCACCAAGGAGCCGACGTTCCCGTGCATAAGTTCATAATGGAACAATTCTTCTCTGTTTCTCACCATGAattattaactctcccccacttggggtctttatctgaataaacttctcatggcatgcaatataggatccataacgatcgagccaatccatgccaacaacaacatcgaactcacccaaagtcatcggaaaaaAATTGATTTTAAAGGTTTCTGCACCAaacacgacatcacaatttttacacacatcaacccctagcaccgtcttaccaccccctatttcgacttctatcggatgacttaaattagctagtggtttattaagcttagacagaaactttggagacacaaatgacaaattagcaccactatcaaatagaatccttgccggattagagtaaACCATAAAAGTACCTTAAACGACTTCGTTGGACTTCTTGGCCTCCTCactagtcatcaaataattttccCCCTAGCCGTAATTGCCACCTTTTCGAGCTTCTTGACTTGATCCCCACGCAAATCTAGACATTCTGACTTTCGGTGCCCctccttttgacaattaaaacatgtgatttTGTTAGAAGATGGgtttgtacaatcacgagccatgtgccttTGTCGTCCACAACTACAACACGTGGGtctaaaacccccaaaatcacctttcttcacactaccgacgctctcgatCGCACCTTTGCTCTTCTTGTTGGAATGACttgtagcttcaaactttcttttgctaaaggtgaagtcactctttttcagaacaagtgactCAAAAACCTTTGCcacatcaaacaactcatcaaaagattTCACTGACCCTCTACTAATCTTCTCTTAAAAGttgtcattcaaagttcgataaaaGTCTTCCATCAACAAGCgatcattaccgacatactccgggaaaaattgggtctttgataagaaagtggacttgagagtgttcaaatccattgaccctcgCCTCAAAGCATGAAACTCATCTCTTAGCCTCGAAAGATCGGCTTGAGTTCAGTACTCTCTAAAGAAATCTGTCTTGGACTCATCCCAAGTCAaactcatacattgttcctcaccaaaaACTCGAATTTTTGCATCCTACCATAGCTTtgcatcacccctcaacatactactactgtacctcatcttcttatcgagagggcattcactagtggggaaatccccctccatatcggagatccaacgagtactcttgagtgggtctctctCGCCATCAAATGTGGGAGGTTGGGAAATCTTGAAGTTTTTGTAAATAAAGTACCTCCTTCCACCATCACCCGCATCACCTTCCACATacacaccttgaggtttaggaaacctcttttcaaactcctcTTGGATGATAGCACCCATTTGTTCCTTTATGAGATCAGTTATTTGCtcgtcaaccgattcttggaaatcTTGACCTTCGCGAGAAAATCCGCGTTGTGACTCTCCAAAATGGCTTCTACTCTAGCCGTGAAGTTATTCTCATCACTTTGACTTCCATTGTCATGACCTTTTCTCGTCTTCATGCTATAAAATGAAATAAGTTAGACAATGAATCACACGAACACCACACACATACTATACTGTCCCATCTTGCTCAACGctcgttgtacatcacttgtttgactcGATTTGAACCCGTACAAATGGTAGCTATtcattgttacacgagcacgtcgcatcAACTCGCTAGTACAATGACTATCTTGCTCGACGATTACAAACACAATTACCATATAATCATCATATAGTTAGTTCACCtatgctaaggcactaaccaattccGGTCCGACCcgtatcctacaagtcccgcataaaatgcaCACAcaatcaagtctaagtctaggcacctatctaaaGTCgtctaaatctcttagaccatactatgataccacttgaaacaacacaACCCGTCATTAACCCGACAAATCTTTTTTTCAAACATTAATAAGATTAGTACAACAACACATTTCATTTATGAATCATAATCAACCACCATACACGTTTAACGACATTAAAAAGTTTGGTATAATACTTCGAGTATTAAATGTTTAGTACAATCCAAACTGTGATATCGACCCTAGAGTTTAAGTACCAAAAAAGCACGAGCATGgcatttggggttaaactacccaacaaaGGTCGACACCCAAAGTATCCTCCAAAATCCCATTAGATAGAGCTCTCTAGTCCACAAGCTTACCCTTGCCTTTATCAACACCTGAAcctaaaagagtaaacaacgagagggtaagcataacgcttagtgaatgtaacaattatacatatacatatataatctacttaccttCAAATACTTACACACATTCCGCATACATGCTAGAAATTTAATTAGCATACAATCTCAATGTACAAGCTAAAATATTCAACACGTCACATGCTAGCATAACCAATAACATGTAATATGAATAGTGCTAATGTAATTTCCACacacacacaatatggttaactatactcgcgtcatggtgctaccggctctttggttcacatcataacatgagtcatactcacgctaaggtgctaccggctctttggttcacacctaacaactcatgctatagtgctaccggctctttagttcaaAATACAACACACatgccatgatgctaccggctctttaatTCACATCATAGCACCAATTCGCACAtcttatggcactaccggctctttggttcataccatagcacacaaataaatacactatatacatacacatataattattccactcaccttatcgcttaGGTGGAAAGCAAAACCAAAGTCCCGCaagcttcaatgcaatgtacctattACAATCATTCCACAATTAACACACAAACAAGTTGGACTACTTACCAACTCATAACTCCTAGTGCATTTATAACCCATAGTGAAATTATGACCCAATTGCACTACTAACACCCACACTAGGTCAAGACTATAACAAATCATTAATAACTAGTGATTCTAGTCCAAACACACCAACTAACCTAAATTTTGAGTAATTAAACCCTCATCTTGCTAGTTGGTTCATAatacacccatttgacccatttcaaggtcaacacttgTATTTGGGTCACCCATGAACTCTAACAACACTCATTTCAATAatacaaagtgtgctagtgatttaacaACCATTTAAGACTCACAAACCCCAACTCAACAACGCCAAACCCTAGTTCATGAGTCTTTTAGTCTAAGTACACAAATCTTACCCCAAAACCCCAAATTAACATGGAAATGGGTCTTACGCTAAACCCATAACTAAAACCCTAGCTACAACTTAAATTAAGCACTAGAACTTGAAATTGGAACTTATCACAACACCAAAACATAGCTAACAAGTGGATGTAACAAGATTCAAGCTCCAATTGGCTAGAACTAGCTTTTTCTTCCTTgaatcaagctttctctcactagaactctctctctctctctctctctctatttggGAGTGTTTGAAAGGATACGATTTTAGGTGGAAATGAGATCCAGATCTGATCTCAAGTCTTAAATACGCCCATATGTGAAAAAGACCAAAGTGCCCCTCTTATTCTTACAAAATAACCCAAAAAACCAGATTCTTTCATAGGAACATCATTCCAGATACAGGAAAGTCGTTCCTCCCATACGTAAATCCAAAACATCGTTCTACATATAGGAATGCCATTCCTCAAACAGCTCCAAAATGTTCTGTTCAACTTTCTACCCATTTCCTTGTTACACAACGTCGTTCATGGTTTTGGAACGCCGTTCCAACATTTGGAACGTCGTTCCTCTCTTCTGGAACGTCGTTCCTCATTCCTTAACTCACAAAATTCGTGCAAGTCTTAGATTCAATTTTACCGACAACATAGAGTACATTTTTCCAGTATTACACCAAACAAGGCTTTTTGGCCTTGAACCAACATATAACCATAAATTCTTCTTGATTGAAAATCTGGGGTGTTACACATTtccatgtgtgtgtgtgtggttaACATTTATTTATAAACTAAATAACTATTTGCAAACAAGTTAATTATCTTTGTTAAAATCTCGAGTGAGACTGAAGTAATTACACATGAACATAATTACAAGAATGCAAGGTCGACTGTAGTGGTATGGGATGAACTGTTTGATTGAAAATGAGGATTTTTGGTCATCGTACATAGCTTTTCTAAGAAGTTCAAAACATTGCACTCGTTTCTTTCGAAAGTCTGAAATGACTTTTTCCACAGTCTTTAAATATATTTTGAGTAATCCATGTATATTATTAAGAAGTTTATTAAAGTCTTTCTTTAAGAAAAACTTTAATATTAAATGGGTCACCGTCTTATTCGGATAGCTTAATTGTAATTAAAGGTCGCCTGTATTCTATGTTAGAGGGTTAGGTTTTAAGGACATGTTAGTTTACCTACACCTAGAATCACCCTTGGCCTAAGGTGTCAGTGACATATTTAATTAGAACTAGACCAATTAAAGAGGGCCATAGTGTTTACCATAATAAAAATTTGATAACGATATATATCCATGTATCTGATGCTTTGACCAGACACATGTTGATTGCAATTGGTGAAAGATTTAAGGACATTGTGGTTTTAACTCTCTGGTCCGGTTTACCATGAATGTCCCTTATAGAGATGATGATCCACAGAAGGGTGGCTAAATCGATGCCACCATTATTGGTTTAATTGTAATAATGGTTGTTAAGTAGCTGTTAGGGTTTATGTTCGTGTAACATACATGTTGCTGTGGTATAATCTGTATCTTGAGAATAGACGTATTGTGAGTTTCCCCAAGATAATCTGTCCCGTTTAATGaagttagggtttgtatttataatgaaaccctaaccctagatattGTAAATAAGATCGTAATGATGTGCTAACTACTTTCAATATTAAATGGGATAATATATAGGAATAGAATAGTATAAGATCGTATTCTAAAGATAAGATTGCTTTCGTGCGCACCAAGAAAAGTCGCGTTGTACGCTCATATTCACCTATGGAACGAACAAAATGAGTGTGCACCAAGCAAGTGACACGCACGAGTGCCTAGCACAGGAGTACGCGTGTCATTAGTTAGAACACAAACCCATCAACATACTCTATCTACTTGTTAAATAAAAGTTGGTACAAATTTAGGCATCTGCACTTATAAATAATCAATACCTCTTTTGCCCCAGACAACAGGTAATCCTTTCTGAAAGCTGAAAGACCATAGAGATACAAACACGACCGATCGTTACAAGTAAAAGCTTCCACACGTCTGTTGAAAAAAAACCGATGACTGATAGCACATCAAGTTTCTGACGTCGCTGTCTGAGACTCAAATTTTTGAAAGTTGCAGGTTACTAAATTCGAGCTCAAGTGAAGTtgtaaaaatgataaataaaaccatttttttattttataattctaaacaaattaatataatataatattacatatgtaCATACCTTCTTAAAAAAttatttaaaaaactcaaaaatctataaataataaaaataaaaaattattataataactaaatatataataataaaagggtTCATTATACTATTGGTCCCTGTGTTTACATAATATTTTACTGTTCGTCCCTATCTTTTCTAAAACTATGCTGTTAGTCCCCGTGGTTTATAAAAAGCTCTTCAATAGTCCAATCCTTAACTTCTGTTAACTTAGTCCGTATGATGGGCAAtttagtcatttgcttctataatgtATATCCATAATATGTAAAGGATTCAGTTACTATCCCTACATAAAATCACCCGTCGTATACCGATTTTTCACACTGCTTTTCAACAGCCAACATTTTCTTAGTCTCCGTTTCAATATCTAACGATTTCTCAGCCTCCGTTTTTTGCATCCAATGATGATTCCTCATCAGTTATTTTGTCGCTTTCAACCATTtcttcttcctttacaacttttacAATGCATTCTTCAGATATTGCTTCAAGATTTTCACCGCCATCATTATTAATGTTTTCGACCTTAACATCTTTACCATCATTCTTAATATCACAACCTATAATTTCCTTCTCATCAATGTCTTCCAAAAGCATTGTCTCTTCCATCCGCTCCTCATTTCCTTCTCATCACCAGCCTTATCAATAGTTTCTACCTTAACATCCCCACTATCGATCCTAACATCAAAAACTATAATTTCTTAAACATTTTCGCTATAACTGCCTTTCAAGATTGCAATTTCTTTCTACTGTTTCAGTGTCTCCTCGTCACCATCATTATCAAAATTTTCAACCATGTTGTCCCCACTCTCATTCTCAGCATCAATACCTACCATCTCTTCAACATTATCTATATTGTGACCATCACCTTCATTAACATTCGCCTTGTCTTTTTCTCGTTCCACCGTTGATTCAGTAATCTTTTGCATATTGAAACCTCCCTCTTAAACCTACAACATCTGCATCGATTCAGTTTTACGATGATGATATCACAACAAAGTGAAGATGATTTCGAACATCGTGAAGATCAATGTGAAGATCATCTATTTATGCTTTTGCAATTATGGTAGTATTTAAGAGTAACATACTTTACCGAAAGAAATGCAAGTGTGCACAACTACCAAAACAGCTTCTTAGGATTTGCAGCTCATTTAACAGAAAAAAAGCAGAAGATATTGCACTAAAACCAGGGGCACTTTTGGTCTTTCCGGATACCATCTTGCAACTTCACACAACACGTTAATGGGATTTTCTAAATTACTAAATCTAGTAGAAACCAATATTAGACCAACAAGTGCTGCATACAATGTTTTCGAGTTCAAATGCAGCTTCAGATGTTGTCATAGGTGTAATGGACACATGTTGTTACCCCAAACAACTATACGGCTAGTATAGTCACTAATTTTTAAATATCGATATGGTAGTGTTACATATTATTATCGCAGAAGTACTAGCAACACATTGTTAAATACACAAAATAATCCAGATTTAACAttatatgtcacacccccaaatagggccggaggtatttgtgactaattatatcaaatcaagcaattgtataacgagaacgactctatatgagacgtttaattgagttttgcagcggaagataaatagattacattgtatttaaagcattaaatgtttttaaatgaatctaTAAGTAATGcttgaagactccaagcatggcaagaaatcatcatcaaagcagcagatatacagcgaa
This genomic window from Rutidosis leptorrhynchoides isolate AG116_Rl617_1_P2 chromosome 2, CSIRO_AGI_Rlap_v1, whole genome shotgun sequence contains:
- the LOC139888808 gene encoding uncharacterized protein encodes the protein MVMFKVSMWMGKIQFRKRGKLAHRFIGPLKILTRGGEVAYRLELPKELAGIHNTFHVSHLHKCLADNSTWAPLDEISLNKKLEYIEEPMEILDEKGKILRNKEVRTYKVKWRHRKGSKFTWEPGEFVLVYLPACHAA